In one Candidatus Neptunochlamydia vexilliferae genomic region, the following are encoded:
- a CDS encoding TrmH family RNA methyltransferase: MKPITSLQNPRVKQAVKLRQKRERDRTSTFLIEGYRELSRAIQAKVPIEIVFYSPDHFLGTNETTLLQNVDALEVSKEVFEKMSYRDRPDGLLAIAQQVPKTLADLNLPEERPPFLLIAEAIEKPGNLGTILRSSDAAGVDALLVCDRCTDIYNPNVVRASVGTLFTVPVLEVSSDETIAWLERQNIPIVATSPDAQERYTTANLAGPVAIAMGTEQLGLSKKWMDAASLQVSIPMCGVADSLNVASATTLLLYEVLRQRS; the protein is encoded by the coding sequence ATGAAGCCAATCACCAGCCTACAGAACCCCCGTGTCAAGCAGGCGGTCAAGCTCCGGCAGAAGCGGGAGCGAGATAGGACAAGTACTTTTTTGATCGAAGGGTATCGGGAGCTTTCTCGTGCCATTCAAGCAAAGGTCCCTATCGAGATCGTGTTCTATTCGCCCGACCACTTCCTCGGCACCAACGAAACCACCCTGCTACAAAACGTGGATGCCTTAGAGGTGAGCAAAGAGGTCTTTGAAAAGATGTCCTACCGCGATCGTCCCGACGGTCTCCTTGCCATTGCCCAGCAAGTTCCAAAGACCCTTGCTGATCTCAACCTTCCCGAAGAGCGCCCCCCCTTCCTCCTCATCGCTGAAGCGATCGAAAAGCCTGGAAATCTCGGAACGATCCTCCGCTCCTCCGATGCCGCTGGCGTTGATGCCCTCCTTGTCTGTGATCGGTGTACCGACATCTATAACCCCAATGTTGTTCGGGCCAGTGTCGGCACTCTCTTTACAGTTCCCGTTCTTGAAGTCTCAAGCGATGAGACGATCGCTTGGCTTGAAAGACAAAACATTCCGATCGTTGCCACCTCTCCCGATGCGCAGGAGCGCTACACAACGGCAAACCTAGCGGGCCCCGTTGCGATTGCCATGGGAACCGAGCAGCTTGGCCTTTCTAAAAAATGGATGGATGCAGCATCTCTACAGGTGAGCATCCCGATGTGCGGCGTTGCCGACTCCCTCAATGTTGCCTCTGCAACCACCCTTTTGCTCTATGAAGTCCTTAGACAAAGATCTTAA